In the Balaenoptera acutorostrata chromosome 7, mBalAcu1.1, whole genome shotgun sequence genome, one interval contains:
- the LOC130708611 gene encoding uncharacterized protein LOC130708611: MVVGGTHVRVDTGKNWLILAFSLCERERNNQCVSGAKGFWPTPRNLATCALGGTASHLEPLILRELVLDSESCRPPRSHIIWLDFMVLLTWGTSYPPPPEEKNFLLIKALFLLVASSQSWWMFLGCVSFTVISSGPPGAPVGLIAASSAQTGKLRLAGAASRWAVPRQELESPSFWALPESSRPSSHRVGLQPFHTALRAVSCPPVSFPSRPLLCASRSEPAGTRAARPGSSPSHGRCFLVSIPLLCFDKP, translated from the exons ATGGTTGTTGGTGGGACTCATGTCAGAGTAGACACCGGTAAAAACTGGCTCATTCTGGCTTTTTCCCTCTGTGAGAGGGAAAGAAATAATCAGTGTGTGAGCGGAGCTAAGGGTTTCTGGCCCACGCCGAGGAATTTGGCCACGTGTGCCCTGGGAGGTACCGCCAGCCACTTGGAGCCTCTGATCCTGAGGGAGCTCGTCCTGGACTCTGAGTCCTGCAGACCACCCCGTTCCCACATCATCTGGCTGGACTTTATGGTCCTTTTAACTTGGGGAACTTCATACCCTCCACCACCAGAGGAAAAAA ATTTCCTGTTGATCAAAGCTCTGTTTCTGCTGGTAGCCTCCAGTCAGTCCTGGTGGATGTTCCTGGGCTGTGTGTCTTTCACAGTGATCTCCTCTGGTCCCCCTGGAGCACCTGTGGGTCTTATCGCCGCCTCTTCTGCACAGACGGGCAAGCTGAGGCTTGCAGGTGCCGCCAGCCGCTGGGCAGTCCCACGGCAGGAGCTGGAGTCGCCCTCCTTCTGGGCCCTTCCTGAGTCCTCCCGGCCTTCCTCCCACCGTGTGGGGCTGCAGCCCTTCCACACGGCCCTCAGAGCCGTCTCCTGCCCTCCGGTCTCATTCCCATCCAGGCCTCTTCTTTGCGCGAGCAGATCCGAGCCCGCTGGGACACGGGCAGCAAGGCCCGGCTCCTCTCCGTCACATGGAAGGTGCTTCTTAGTGTCGATCCCACTTCTTTGCTTCGACAAGCCCTGA